The proteins below are encoded in one region of Sulfolobus sp. A20:
- a CDS encoding ABC transporter substrate-binding protein, producing MYKKILYRALSRTLVIAIVVIIVVAAAAGAGYYFVTTSHHVTSQHVTITYYDDLAPSEAKVFDGLIIPQFEKMYPNITVNLVSESAGDIVNSIEALEKAGDVGPVVIAEDNLVIGELLYAGDLMNLSPYSSMIEIPSMIPSMTNLMKYEESVYHGIYFIPFRGNIPLVWYNKTVFQELNLPVPQNWSQLMQDAKIIYEKTGAKPVMFQGHGGASTSTELYQWMVQAGGNPFVFNDSGDIQAMTFLDELSQYFNPEYIHGYWGSYKGLVDGQYYILDYQWPYIYSVMASEGVNVSNIGFYPGPAGPVNNDHLVGGDVLAIPKGATHIYDLLLFVRYLLSTQVQREIIMVLGEPAVNSQAYQNLPSNISALFKVEEEAFQNAFFREPVPWISYWDTIADQVFDEIVVNHAPTSQIPAILSQANAEMYKYLETNYNQTVAQEYEQGVFQPLYG from the coding sequence ATGTATAAAAAAATTCTATATAGAGCATTAAGTAGGACTCTCGTAATAGCTATCGTAGTAATAATAGTAGTTGCTGCTGCAGCTGGTGCAGGATATTATTTCGTAACTACGTCACACCACGTCACTTCTCAACACGTAACTATAACATATTATGACGACCTAGCCCCGTCAGAAGCTAAGGTCTTTGATGGATTAATTATTCCTCAGTTTGAAAAAATGTATCCAAATATAACGGTGAATCTAGTATCTGAAAGTGCGGGTGACATAGTAAATAGCATAGAAGCATTAGAGAAAGCTGGGGATGTGGGTCCGGTAGTGATAGCTGAGGATAACTTAGTAATAGGAGAGTTATTATACGCCGGTGACTTGATGAATTTATCACCATATTCGTCAATGATAGAGATACCTAGTATGATTCCATCTATGACCAATTTAATGAAATATGAGGAGAGCGTATATCACGGCATATATTTCATTCCATTCAGAGGAAACATCCCATTAGTCTGGTATAACAAAACAGTCTTCCAAGAGCTCAATTTGCCCGTCCCTCAAAATTGGAGCCAGTTAATGCAAGACGCTAAGATCATATATGAGAAGACGGGTGCTAAACCCGTAATGTTCCAAGGCCATGGTGGGGCAAGTACATCTACTGAGCTTTATCAGTGGATGGTTCAAGCTGGAGGAAATCCATTTGTATTCAATGATAGTGGGGATATTCAAGCTATGACCTTCTTAGACGAATTATCTCAATACTTTAATCCAGAGTACATCCATGGTTATTGGGGAAGCTACAAAGGTTTAGTTGATGGACAATATTACATTTTGGATTATCAGTGGCCTTATATTTATTCAGTAATGGCATCTGAGGGAGTAAATGTATCAAATATTGGTTTCTATCCTGGTCCCGCTGGTCCTGTAAATAATGACCACCTAGTAGGAGGAGACGTCTTAGCAATACCGAAAGGTGCGACACACATTTATGACCTATTGTTATTCGTTAGATACTTACTATCAACACAAGTTCAGAGAGAAATTATAATGGTATTGGGAGAGCCAGCGGTTAACTCACAGGCTTATCAGAATCTACCATCTAACATATCAGCATTGTTTAAAGTAGAAGAAGAGGCTTTCCAGAACGCTTTCTTCAGAGAACCTGTGCCATGGATAAGCTATTGGGACACAATAGCAGATCAAGTATTTGATGAAATAGTAGTAAATCATGCACCGACTTCACAAATTCCAGCTATTTTGAGCCAAGCTAACGCTGAGATGTATAAGTATCTGGAAACTAACTATAACCAAACGGTAGCTCAAGAGTATGAACAAGGGGTATTCCAGCCATTATACGGGTGA
- a CDS encoding MFS transporter, whose translation MLNKLIPYWVLVFSIGFGWFILSPIIPVLSNLFKVSISSILLIISSYGYSMAILGILAGYLSARFTVKTSLILSSIISLIGLIGRALLLNFTTFLTFGIIASLAYPLAVAPVGSIAEAFFKNRSHTIVGISIGLLFLGMAMGSFIGPFIYDYLGLSLTLWIPTVLSLIAFILVLLGTRDYPKNFKRSLRGSFNLGMIKNWYVGLAIASVSVMFGSIASTVLILHKVIPLIAISLGGLFGGLTFLGSALGAIILPSIFESFNLRLGLIIAALLSFISIVIMSMSLTLNLSFTLIGLGYFLFGFFGNAYWSMALTSVTNYVSDPADAGLATSMYSAITNVGVAVIPVFMSSLFDNLSTMLEGDGIVIIMELIAFILSFTLRVKKVET comes from the coding sequence ATGTTAAACAAGCTAATCCCATATTGGGTCTTAGTATTCTCAATAGGCTTTGGCTGGTTCATATTATCTCCTATCATACCAGTATTGAGTAATTTGTTCAAAGTCTCAATTAGCTCAATACTGTTAATTATCTCGTCTTACGGATATTCAATGGCAATTTTGGGAATCCTAGCAGGCTACTTATCAGCCAGATTTACTGTAAAGACTTCTCTAATACTTTCTAGCATTATCTCATTGATTGGACTTATTGGCAGAGCACTATTATTGAATTTCACTACTTTTCTAACCTTTGGGATAATAGCGTCTCTTGCGTATCCATTAGCAGTTGCTCCAGTGGGGAGTATAGCTGAGGCATTCTTTAAAAACAGATCACATACAATAGTGGGCATAAGTATTGGCTTACTTTTTTTGGGAATGGCTATGGGCTCTTTCATTGGACCTTTTATATATGATTACTTAGGTTTATCTTTAACTCTATGGATCCCAACAGTATTGTCCCTTATAGCGTTTATATTAGTTTTACTAGGTACAAGGGATTACCCTAAGAACTTTAAGAGGTCTTTAAGGGGAAGTTTTAATCTAGGAATGATAAAGAACTGGTACGTAGGATTAGCAATAGCTTCAGTTTCAGTAATGTTCGGGAGTATAGCGTCAACAGTATTAATCTTACATAAGGTAATTCCCTTGATTGCCATTAGTTTAGGAGGATTATTTGGAGGATTAACCTTCTTAGGATCAGCTTTAGGAGCGATTATATTGCCTTCCATATTCGAATCCTTTAACTTAAGGCTAGGGTTAATCATTGCAGCATTGCTTTCCTTCATATCTATAGTAATAATGTCGATGAGCTTAACCCTTAACTTATCATTTACTCTAATAGGCTTAGGTTACTTCCTATTTGGATTCTTTGGCAATGCCTATTGGTCAATGGCACTAACCTCTGTTACAAACTACGTTTCAGATCCTGCAGATGCAGGGTTAGCTACTTCGATGTATAGTGCAATTACTAACGTAGGAGTTGCAGTGATTCCCGTATTTATGAGTAGTTTATTTGATAATCTATCAACGATGCTAGAGGGCGATGGTATAGTAATAATTATGGAACTAATAGCCTTTATACTGTCTTTCACTTTAAGGGTTAAGAAAGTAGAAACGTGA
- a CDS encoding MFS transporter, with protein sequence MTDDKRRKLTLRYYIYTVDYLTSFISMVRNLIFPIYAYELGYSPLIIASFFGTYYILSAILSYPSLFVVKRIGARNSVLLSNLVDAISLLLLSFNSLTFFYLSFGLLSLAQVFITQFRTLIVYNFDENELKGIYSKRYSITVMGYLSSIGLSAITNYFGIVKYIFLPLGIFYLTTIFFILLFRPTTSEVKNFKLVPSKEAIFVVIIPSFIASFVTAIVMKLLQVFYLKLDLNGFTVSIIYLLEYVVNLISFRVADKVKEETLIKYYIPFSIISSVLVSLISLRIYIASVSALLASDFIDALITVVNSILFVKLLKRLGQVEVSNVLQEMFGRFGQTLGVIMEGYLLSIGFYAIPFIIGAIVSLVFRVYGYEFYKKIKVI encoded by the coding sequence ATGACGGATGACAAGCGTAGAAAACTTACACTTAGATATTATATTTACACGGTAGACTACTTGACCAGCTTTATAAGCATGGTAAGAAATTTAATTTTCCCGATTTACGCATATGAGTTGGGATATTCTCCCTTAATAATTGCCTCTTTCTTTGGTACATATTATATACTATCCGCGATATTATCATATCCATCTTTATTCGTGGTCAAGAGAATAGGGGCAAGAAATTCAGTATTATTATCTAATCTAGTAGACGCGATATCGCTTCTCCTGTTATCATTTAATTCCTTAACGTTCTTCTATTTATCGTTTGGACTACTGTCGCTAGCCCAGGTCTTTATAACGCAGTTTAGAACACTAATTGTATATAATTTTGATGAGAATGAGTTAAAGGGAATCTACTCAAAAAGGTATAGTATCACAGTGATGGGCTACTTATCTTCTATAGGCTTATCAGCTATTACAAATTATTTCGGAATAGTCAAGTACATATTCTTACCGTTAGGGATATTTTATTTAACTACAATATTCTTCATCTTATTGTTTAGACCAACTACGTCTGAAGTGAAGAATTTCAAATTAGTACCATCTAAGGAGGCTATTTTTGTAGTGATTATACCTAGCTTCATAGCTTCTTTTGTAACTGCTATAGTGATGAAGCTACTTCAAGTCTTTTATTTAAAATTAGATTTAAATGGCTTTACTGTAAGCATAATATATCTGTTAGAGTATGTTGTAAATCTAATATCGTTTAGAGTAGCTGATAAGGTTAAAGAGGAGACTTTGATTAAGTATTACATCCCATTTTCTATTATCTCAAGCGTTCTAGTCTCTTTAATATCATTAAGAATTTATATAGCGAGTGTATCAGCACTACTGGCATCAGATTTTATTGATGCACTAATAACCGTTGTAAACTCTATCCTATTTGTTAAGTTATTGAAGAGACTTGGCCAGGTTGAAGTTAGTAATGTATTGCAAGAAATGTTCGGAAGGTTCGGACAAACACTTGGAGTTATTATGGAAGGATATCTATTATCAATAGGGTTTTATGCAATACCGTTTATAATAGGGGCTATTGTTAGTTTAGTATTCCGAGTTTACGGTTATGAGTTCTATAAGAAAATAAAGGTAATTTAA
- a CDS encoding dipeptidase: MLIDLHEDLAYSNQQGIDVINGDYQSSIKMLNEFKDALVFASIFPHVDTIDERSEELTKLYGNFTRSTNFSFELFIDQIKFYYYLDRKGVAKIIKSMDDISNNGVKLLLSLEGTDVLRDYTDLYILKELHVLNLGLTWNYDNKFASSCMSKKDYGLTSEGEELVKLANSLGIIIDLAHASKKTVLDVASITKKPVIVSHANVKRLKDHKRNLDDEEIEAVVKTGGVIGITAIVSTLREANINSIVENVKYIGESFGWDYVALGTDFLGISQVPKGFENILKVRELVKAIEGHEEQLMWKNAYRVITQSLD, encoded by the coding sequence ATGTTAATAGATTTACATGAGGATTTAGCTTACTCCAACCAACAGGGAATTGATGTGATTAATGGAGATTATCAATCTAGCATTAAAATGCTCAATGAGTTTAAAGACGCTTTAGTTTTCGCATCGATATTTCCGCACGTAGATACAATAGATGAGAGGAGTGAGGAGTTAACAAAACTCTATGGCAATTTTACGAGATCCACTAATTTCTCGTTCGAATTGTTCATAGACCAAATTAAGTTTTATTATTACTTAGACAGAAAAGGGGTTGCCAAAATAATTAAGAGTATGGATGACATTAGTAATAATGGAGTTAAACTATTACTATCCTTAGAGGGTACGGACGTTTTAAGAGATTATACTGACTTATACATTTTAAAAGAATTACACGTTCTAAACCTAGGCTTAACGTGGAACTATGATAATAAGTTTGCCTCATCTTGTATGTCTAAGAAGGATTATGGCTTAACGTCGGAAGGCGAGGAATTAGTTAAGCTTGCAAACTCTCTGGGTATAATAATAGATTTGGCCCATGCCAGTAAGAAGACAGTATTAGACGTTGCGTCAATTACTAAAAAGCCTGTTATAGTTTCTCACGCAAATGTTAAAAGATTAAAGGATCATAAGAGGAATTTAGACGACGAGGAGATAGAGGCTGTAGTGAAAACTGGAGGAGTCATAGGAATTACCGCAATAGTCTCCACTTTAAGAGAGGCAAATATAAATTCTATCGTAGAAAACGTAAAATACATAGGAGAGTCATTTGGTTGGGACTACGTTGCGTTAGGTACTGATTTTTTAGGCATTAGTCAAGTTCCTAAAGGCTTTGAGAATATACTTAAAGTAAGGGAGTTAGTAAAGGCTATAGAAGGTCATGAGGAACAGTTAATGTGGAAAAATGCTTATAGAGTAATTACCCAAAGTTTGGACTAG
- a CDS encoding radical SAM/SPASM domain-containing protein has protein sequence MGENERDLFYIYTTLTCNLSCTHCYVPSSPKLIIKNELSLDEFKKIIDYAEKLKVKEIRLTGGEPLLRKDIIEIINYTISKDITVSIETNGLLIDDNFLKSISDLSKVHISVSLDGPKEVHESIRGANTFERTVNSLHLLKQYNVKRTIITTLVITDWIYNEEKINSFIDLLINLSPNVWYVHVWVSPEGRAKLLKPTKVKEIYDAIRLFYSLRIKLDGKIPIVLNVPPAVIPEEFTEFMLKDTLLNLGCHWWRIAGISSNGNVSICHRFTLFPEMRAGNVRRDDLNKIFSHEILNRKEIKLKGICGKCLIKDYCRGFCRADAYEFYRDFNAPHPLCQLFYENGLLNRNFIAGEEDDG, from the coding sequence ATGGGAGAAAATGAAAGAGACCTTTTTTATATTTATACTACATTAACGTGTAATCTATCTTGTACACACTGTTACGTTCCTTCCTCACCTAAATTGATTATTAAAAATGAACTCTCTTTAGATGAGTTTAAAAAGATCATAGATTACGCTGAAAAATTAAAGGTTAAAGAAATTAGACTAACAGGGGGAGAACCACTTTTAAGAAAGGATATTATAGAAATAATTAATTATACAATTTCCAAGGACATTACGGTAAGTATAGAGACTAATGGTCTTTTAATAGATGATAATTTTCTGAAATCAATTTCTGACCTAAGCAAAGTACATATAAGTGTAAGTTTGGATGGCCCTAAGGAAGTTCATGAAAGTATTAGAGGAGCTAACACCTTTGAAAGAACAGTTAATTCCTTACACCTTTTAAAACAATATAATGTAAAAAGGACAATAATAACTACCCTTGTAATAACAGACTGGATATATAATGAAGAAAAAATAAATAGTTTTATTGACCTCCTTATTAACCTATCCCCTAATGTATGGTACGTCCACGTATGGGTAAGCCCAGAGGGTAGGGCAAAACTACTTAAGCCTACTAAGGTTAAAGAGATTTACGATGCAATAAGACTATTCTATTCATTAAGAATAAAATTAGATGGAAAAATTCCCATAGTCTTAAACGTTCCCCCAGCAGTAATTCCAGAGGAATTTACCGAATTCATGCTAAAGGACACTCTATTAAATTTGGGTTGCCATTGGTGGAGAATAGCTGGAATCAGTAGTAATGGTAATGTATCAATCTGTCATAGATTCACACTATTCCCAGAAATGAGAGCTGGAAATGTGAGGAGAGATGACTTAAACAAAATCTTCTCGCACGAGATACTCAACAGAAAGGAAATAAAGCTTAAGGGTATCTGTGGAAAATGCCTAATAAAAGACTATTGTAGAGGCTTTTGCAGAGCTGATGCATACGAGTTCTACAGGGACTTTAACGCACCACATCCATTATGTCAACTATTTTATGAAAACGGTCTCCTTAACAGAAACTTCATAGCAGGGGAGGAAGATGACGGATGA